The following is a genomic window from Haloterrigena alkaliphila.
CGAGAACGGTGTTCACCGTCGATCGCGTGCCTCACGTTTCGACCGTTGAAACGGTTCACACGGCACCAACCGTCTGCACATTGTAGGATGTCCGGAACGTGCAGACGTCCTCGAGTGGGCGATCGAGCCACCAACGGCCGCCATCAGGCCACAGCGCCGTCGATCGAGCCAGTTTTCACACAGTGTAAGAAGCCCAGACGTTTTACACCGTGTAGAAGGTGTACACATTCTATACCGTGTAAGCAGTGCACACGTCTTCGACCTCGGAGACGGTCGACGAGGTCCGCACTGTCTCCACGGTCCCGGGCGCGGCGGAGGTGTTCCCACGAATGACGACAACCCCACGTGCCGTCAGCGTCGCCCTCCAGAAGGGCGGCGTCGGCAAGACTACGATCGCGATCAACCTCGCGGAACGACTCGCGAACCGCTCGAACGACGTCCTGCTCGTCGATCTGGACCAGCAGGGAAACGCCACCGAAGGCGTCGGACTGCACGACGCCTACACGAGCGACGTCCACATCGGGGACGTCCTCGAGGACGGCTCCGAGACGACCCTCGCGGACGTGATCCGCACGGTGGACGCGTTCGACGTGCTGCCCGCCCACGAGGACCTGGACAGCGTCGAGAACAGCATCCGGAGCGCGACCTTCGGCGAACTCTGGATCAGAAACGAGATCGTCGATCCCGTGCTGGGCGATACCTACGACTACGTGGTCGTCGACTCGCCGCCGAACCTCGGCCCGCTGGCCGACGCGTCGCTGATCTCGACGCAGAACGTCATCGTCCCCCTGCGGATGAGCGAACCCAGCGTCAGCGGCTTCGAGCGCATGTACACCCAGCAGATCGATCCGATCCGCAAGGAGATCGACCTGGACATCCTCGCGATCGTCCCGAACTCGCTGGCCGGCGACAACGAGGAAAAGCGCATCATCAGCGATCTCGAGGAGTCCCAGTTCGGCGAGTATCTCCCGCAGTTCGCCCGCTCGACGCACTTCGACGATCCCGACTCGCCCGGTCCGGGCCTGCGCGAACGCATCGCGTTCCGCCGCGCGTGGCGCGAGGGCGTCCCGCTCGCCGAGTACGATCCGGAGAGCGACATGCTCGATCGACTGGACGAACTTGCCGCAGTCGTCGAGCGCGGAGGTGTCGCCGATGCCTGAGGACAACCGCTTCGCCGGGCTGAGCGAGGCGGTCGACGAGGACGAACCCGACGAGTCCGCCGACGGAACCGGAACGGCCGCTACGGCCGATGAGAACTCGAGCAGGGGAGCGGCTTCGGGGGATAGCGAACCTCTGGCTTCCGATTCCGCCGGATACACTACCGCATCCGGTTCCGAATCGGGACCAGCCGGTTCGAGCGATTCGGACGAGTCAGACGATCCGGCCGCGTTCCCGTTCGACGCGACGGAGAAGAAAACCGTCTACGTTCGCCCCGAGACGCTCGACGAACTGGAGGACGCGCGGGCGCTGGTCGACGCGCAGTTGCGAACGGACCACGACGTCCGCGATCTGACCGGGCGGGAGTTCTACGACGCCGTCTTCCGGTTCGCGGCGTCGGACACGGCGGGCCTGATCGACGAGATCCTCGAGGCCCGAGAAGAGTAGCGGCGGGCCGACTCGAGGCGACTATTCGGCGTTCTCGACCGAATCAGCGTTGTTGTTTCCCTCTCCGTTAGCGTCACCCTCCTCGCCGTCTTCGCTATCGCTATCAGCACCGGCTCGCTCGATGGTCTGCTCGCGGATCGTCATCCCCTTTCGGCCAAGGTGCTGGAGCTGTTTCCGGGCGAAGTCTTCCTCGCGCGTGCCCCGCGTCGCGAGCACGTACACCAGCGCGCCGCCAGCGGGGCGCATCGTCCGACCCGCTCGCTGGGTTCCCTGTCGCCGCGAGCCGCCGAGTCCGGACGCGACGATCGCCAGATCGGCCGTCGGGAGGTCGATACCCTCGTCGCCGACCCGCGAGACGATCAACAGGTCGCGTTCGTTCCGCCGGAACTCGTCGAGCAGCCGCCGGCGCTCGTGGTGGGGCGTCTCGCCGCTGAGGAAGGGAGTGTCGAGGGCGGCCGAGAGGTCCCGCCCCTGCTCGAGGTAGTCGACGAAGACCAGCGCTCTCGAGTCGGGGTGGGCCGACAGCAGGTAGCGGACCTCGTCGACCTTTCCGCGATTCTTCGCGGCGATCCGGTACTTCTCCTGGCCCTCGGCGGACGCGTAGGCGTTCGGCTGCTCGTCGTCGCCCCACGGGACGTACCGGATCTCGAGTTCCGGCTCGGCGACGAAGCCGGCCTCGAACAGCGCCTCCCAGTCGGTGCCGATCGGCGGGC
Proteins encoded in this region:
- a CDS encoding ParA family protein, whose protein sequence is MTTTPRAVSVALQKGGVGKTTIAINLAERLANRSNDVLLVDLDQQGNATEGVGLHDAYTSDVHIGDVLEDGSETTLADVIRTVDAFDVLPAHEDLDSVENSIRSATFGELWIRNEIVDPVLGDTYDYVVVDSPPNLGPLADASLISTQNVIVPLRMSEPSVSGFERMYTQQIDPIRKEIDLDILAIVPNSLAGDNEEKRIISDLEESQFGEYLPQFARSTHFDDPDSPGPGLRERIAFRRAWREGVPLAEYDPESDMLDRLDELAAVVERGGVADA